In Rahnella aquatilis CIP 78.65 = ATCC 33071, one DNA window encodes the following:
- a CDS encoding DMSO/selenate family reductase complex B subunit: MTTQYGFYIDSSRCTGCKTCELACKDFKNLTPDVSFRRIYEYAGGDWQKDGDGWHQNVFAYYLSISCNHCADPACTKVCPSGAMHKREDGFVVVNEDVCIGCRYCHMACPYGAPQYNEAKGHMTKCDGCYERIAEGKKPICVESCPLRALDMAPIEELRAKYGELAEVAPLPASHFTHPNIVIKPNANCRPVGDTTGYLANPKEV, from the coding sequence ATGACAACTCAATATGGATTTTATATTGATTCAAGCCGCTGCACGGGATGCAAAACCTGTGAGCTGGCATGCAAGGACTTCAAAAATTTAACACCGGACGTCAGCTTCCGCCGCATCTATGAATACGCCGGTGGTGACTGGCAAAAAGACGGAGATGGCTGGCATCAGAATGTGTTCGCCTATTACCTGTCCATTTCCTGCAATCATTGTGCGGATCCGGCCTGCACCAAAGTCTGCCCAAGTGGTGCGATGCATAAGCGTGAAGACGGCTTTGTGGTCGTAAACGAAGACGTCTGTATCGGCTGCCGTTATTGCCATATGGCGTGTCCGTATGGTGCGCCGCAATACAATGAAGCCAAAGGTCACATGACCAAATGTGACGGATGCTACGAACGCATTGCTGAAGGTAAAAAACCGATTTGTGTTGAATCCTGTCCGTTGCGTGCGCTGGATATGGCACCCATAGAAGAACTGCGTGCGAAATACGGTGAACTGGCTGAAGTGGCACCGTTGCCGGCTTCACATTTCACTCACCCAAATATCGTCATCAAACCCAATGCGAATTGCCGTCCTGTAGGCGATACCACGGGTTATCTGGCTAACCCGAAGGAGGTTTAA
- a CDS encoding MFS transporter, with the protein MSAYSRPVSLLLCGLLLLTISIAVLNTLVPLWLSHEQLSTWQVGLVSSSYFTGNLLGTLLAGGLIKRIGFNRSYYLSCILFAVATAGLAFSMSFWSWVTARFVAGIGCALIWVVVESALLRSGTVNNRGQLLAAYMIMYYIGTVVGQLLVGTVPTAIISVLPWVTALIVIAMLPLLLTHIENQDSQQPRHAVMPMFRRRNARLGINGCIISGIVLGSLYGLMPLFLTHQGMSDADVGYWMALLVSAGIIGQWPVGRLADRYGRLMVLRIQIFAVILGSIAMLSGYAMAPTLFILGCAGFTLYPVAMSWACEKVNAEELVAMNQALLMSYTIGSLAGPTMTAILMQSYSDRLLFVMIAVVSLVYLAMLMRKADHTHNPVATA; encoded by the coding sequence ATGTCCGCCTATTCCCGTCCTGTTTCTCTGCTCCTGTGCGGACTCCTGCTGCTGACGATTTCTATCGCCGTTTTAAATACACTGGTCCCTTTGTGGCTCAGCCATGAGCAACTTTCTACCTGGCAGGTTGGACTCGTCAGTTCGTCCTATTTCACCGGTAATCTGCTGGGTACTTTACTCGCGGGCGGGCTGATTAAACGTATTGGTTTTAACCGCAGTTATTATCTTTCCTGCATTCTGTTTGCTGTCGCGACCGCAGGTCTGGCATTTTCAATGAGTTTCTGGAGTTGGGTGACGGCGCGCTTTGTTGCGGGCATCGGCTGTGCGTTGATCTGGGTTGTGGTGGAAAGTGCGTTGTTGCGCAGCGGAACCGTCAATAATCGCGGCCAGTTGCTGGCAGCGTATATGATCATGTATTACATCGGCACGGTGGTCGGCCAGCTTCTGGTAGGTACTGTTCCAACGGCTATTATCAGCGTACTGCCATGGGTGACAGCTCTGATCGTTATCGCCATGCTACCGCTGTTGTTGACGCATATAGAGAATCAGGACAGTCAACAGCCGCGTCATGCCGTCATGCCGATGTTCAGACGCCGTAATGCCCGGTTGGGGATTAACGGTTGCATTATTTCCGGCATCGTTCTGGGCTCTCTGTACGGCCTGATGCCGCTGTTCCTGACGCACCAGGGGATGAGTGATGCCGATGTAGGTTACTGGATGGCATTGCTGGTCAGCGCCGGGATTATCGGGCAATGGCCGGTAGGGCGTTTGGCCGATCGCTATGGACGCCTGATGGTGCTGCGTATTCAGATTTTCGCCGTTATCCTCGGTAGTATCGCGATGCTCAGCGGTTATGCGATGGCACCGACGTTATTCATTCTGGGATGCGCGGGTTTTACGTTGTATCCGGTTGCTATGTCCTGGGCTTGCGAAAAAGTAAACGCAGAGGAACTGGTGGCGATGAACCAGGCCTTACTGATGAGTTACACCATCGGCAGCCTTGCAGGACCGACGATGACCGCGATACTGATGCAAAGTTATTCAGACCGCCTGCTGTTTGTGATGATTGCAGTGGTCTCGCTGGTCTATCTGGCGATGCTGATGCGCAAAGCGGATCATACACATAATCCGGTTGCAACCGCCTGA
- the dmsD gene encoding Tat proofreading chaperone DmsD: MSAESISLTGKILGAMLFYPPSSPEVSVLITLLEGSVWTESWPCASDEAKTQAGETFSQITAASESLDDAYQRLFIGPYALPAPPWGSVYLDKESVVFGDSTLALRQWMRENGIEPHLQQAEPEDHIGLLLMMSAWLAENSPSLLDEFLTVHLLPWAGRYFELLRQKAAHPFYLGIAVLAESTLQGWKQQRSLETPVVDLYF, translated from the coding sequence ATGTCAGCTGAATCAATTAGTCTAACCGGTAAAATATTGGGTGCGATGCTGTTTTATCCACCGAGTTCTCCTGAAGTTAGTGTCTTAATTACCTTACTTGAAGGAAGTGTCTGGACCGAATCATGGCCATGTGCGAGTGACGAGGCTAAAACTCAGGCGGGAGAAACGTTCAGCCAGATTACCGCCGCATCTGAAAGTCTGGATGACGCGTATCAGCGTCTTTTTATCGGCCCTTATGCGTTACCTGCGCCACCCTGGGGCTCGGTGTATCTGGACAAAGAATCTGTGGTGTTTGGCGATTCAACGCTGGCATTGCGCCAGTGGATGCGTGAAAACGGCATCGAGCCGCATCTGCAACAGGCAGAACCGGAGGATCATATTGGTTTGCTGCTGATGATGTCCGCATGGTTAGCCGAGAATTCACCCTCATTACTGGATGAATTTCTGACTGTGCATTTATTGCCATGGGCCGGACGTTATTTTGAATTACTCCGTCAGAAAGCCGCACACCCGTTTTATCTCGGAATTGCCGTACTGGCAGAATCCACACTCCAGGGCTGGAAGCAGCAACGTAGTCTGGAAACGCCAGTCGTGGATTTGTATTTCTGA
- the pflA gene encoding pyruvate formate lyase 1-activating protein gives MSVQGRIHSYESCGTVDGPGIRFIVFFQGCLMRCMYCHNRDTWDTHGGKEINVDDLMKEVVTYRHFMNASGGGVTASGGEAILQAEFVRDWFRACQKEGINTCLDTNGFVRRYDPVIDELLDVSDLVMLDLKQMNDDIHQNLVGVSNHRTLDFARYLAKRNQRTWIRYVVVPGWSDDDDSAHKLGEFTKDMTNIEKIELLPYHELGKHKWTAMGEKYGLDGVNPPTKEIMERVKNILASYGHKVIY, from the coding sequence ATGTCCGTTCAAGGTCGCATCCACTCATATGAATCCTGTGGCACCGTTGACGGCCCAGGTATCCGTTTCATTGTTTTTTTCCAGGGTTGCCTGATGCGTTGCATGTATTGCCATAACCGCGATACCTGGGACACACATGGCGGGAAAGAGATCAATGTCGATGATTTAATGAAAGAAGTTGTGACGTATCGCCACTTCATGAATGCTTCGGGCGGCGGCGTAACAGCCTCCGGTGGCGAAGCCATCCTTCAGGCGGAGTTTGTGCGTGACTGGTTCCGCGCCTGCCAGAAAGAAGGGATCAATACCTGTCTGGACACCAACGGTTTTGTACGCCGTTATGATCCGGTGATCGACGAATTATTGGATGTCTCTGATCTGGTCATGCTTGATCTCAAGCAGATGAACGACGATATTCACCAAAATCTGGTGGGCGTATCCAATCACCGCACGCTGGACTTTGCCCGCTATCTGGCAAAACGTAATCAGCGCACCTGGATCCGTTATGTCGTTGTGCCGGGCTGGTCTGATGATGATGATTCTGCGCATAAACTGGGTGAGTTCACCAAAGATATGACCAATATCGAGAAGATTGAATTGCTGCCTTATCACGAATTGGGCAAACACAAATGGACAGCAATGGGTGAGAAATACGGTCTGGATGGTGTCAATCCACCGACCAAAGAGATCATGGAAAGAGTGAAAAATATTCTTGCCAGCTACGGGCATAAAGTTATTTATTAA
- the dmsA gene encoding dimethylsulfoxide reductase subunit A: MSDSNSHKSGSGGGISRRDLVKGTTLAGMAAAVGGISLPFKSIRAEKLPAPAKTADEKIVWSACTVNCGSRCPLRMHVVDNEIRYVETDNTGDDNYEGLHQVRACLRGRSMRRRVYNPDRLKYPMKRVGKRGEGKFKPISWDEAFDTLAGSLKDIIHRYGNEAIYLNYGTGTLGGTMTRSWPPGKTLIARLMNCCGGYLNHYGDYSSAQIAAGLNYTYGGWADGNSPSDIENSKLVVLFGNNPGETRMSGGGVTYYLEQARQRSNARMIIVDPRYTDTGAGREDEWVPIRPGTDGALAAALAHVMITENLVDQPFLDKYCIGYDEKTLPAGVPENAHYKAYILGKGPDGVAKTPEWAAKITGISVDKIVKLGREIGQAKPAFITQGWGPQRHANGEIATRAIAMLAILTGNVGVNGGNSGAREGSYEIPFVRMPTLENPVQTSISMFLWTDAIVRGTQMTATKDGVRGKEKLDVPIKFIWNYAGNCLINQHSDINRTHDILQDDKQCEMIVVIDNHMTSSAKYADIILPDCTASEQMDFCLDASCGNMDYVIFADQAITPRFQCKNIYEMTSELSRRMGVEQQFTEGRTQEEWLRHLYQQSREALPELPDFDTFRKQGIFKKRDPDQHHVAYKAFRENPAANPLSTPSGKIEIYSAELAKIAAEWELSKEDVIDPLPVYAAGFENYDDPLASKYPLQLTGFHYKARTHSTYGNVDVLKASCRQEMWINPMDAAQRGITNGDMIRIFNDRGEVHIAAKVTPRMMPGVVALGEGAWYSPDSKKIDRAGSINVLTSQRPSPLAKGNPSHTNLVQVAKV, translated from the coding sequence ATGTCAGATTCGAACAGTCATAAATCCGGTTCAGGCGGTGGGATCAGCCGCCGTGACCTGGTTAAGGGAACCACACTCGCCGGTATGGCAGCTGCGGTTGGCGGCATATCGTTGCCGTTTAAATCTATACGAGCGGAAAAACTACCGGCGCCAGCCAAAACCGCGGATGAGAAAATCGTCTGGAGTGCCTGCACCGTTAACTGCGGCAGTCGTTGTCCGTTGCGAATGCACGTTGTTGATAATGAGATCCGCTATGTCGAGACCGACAATACCGGTGATGACAATTATGAAGGACTGCATCAGGTTCGTGCCTGTCTGCGCGGGCGCTCAATGCGTCGTCGTGTTTATAACCCCGACCGTCTGAAGTATCCGATGAAACGCGTGGGTAAACGTGGTGAAGGAAAATTCAAGCCCATCAGTTGGGACGAAGCTTTTGACACCCTGGCGGGCAGCCTCAAAGACATCATTCACCGCTATGGTAACGAAGCGATCTATCTGAATTACGGTACCGGCACGCTGGGTGGCACGATGACGCGTTCATGGCCGCCAGGCAAAACATTGATCGCCCGTCTGATGAACTGTTGCGGTGGTTATCTGAATCATTATGGCGACTACAGTTCGGCGCAAATTGCCGCGGGCCTGAATTATACCTATGGCGGCTGGGCGGACGGCAACAGCCCGTCTGATATCGAAAACAGCAAACTGGTGGTGCTGTTCGGTAATAATCCGGGTGAAACCCGCATGAGCGGTGGCGGGGTGACATATTACCTTGAGCAGGCTCGTCAACGTTCGAACGCCCGCATGATCATTGTTGATCCGCGTTATACGGATACCGGTGCCGGGCGCGAAGACGAATGGGTGCCGATCCGTCCGGGTACGGATGGTGCGCTGGCAGCGGCGCTGGCGCATGTCATGATCACAGAAAATCTGGTTGATCAGCCATTCCTCGATAAGTATTGCATCGGTTATGACGAAAAAACTTTACCGGCTGGTGTGCCTGAGAATGCGCATTATAAGGCCTATATTCTCGGTAAAGGTCCGGATGGTGTGGCGAAAACGCCTGAATGGGCGGCAAAAATCACCGGCATCTCGGTGGACAAAATCGTCAAACTGGGCCGTGAAATCGGGCAGGCAAAACCCGCATTTATCACGCAGGGCTGGGGCCCGCAGCGTCACGCTAACGGAGAGATTGCGACCCGTGCGATCGCGATGCTGGCGATCCTCACCGGCAATGTAGGTGTTAATGGCGGGAATTCCGGTGCCCGTGAAGGTTCCTACGAGATCCCATTTGTACGTATGCCGACGCTTGAAAATCCGGTTCAGACCAGTATTTCGATGTTCCTGTGGACGGATGCGATTGTGCGCGGTACACAAATGACGGCCACGAAAGATGGCGTGCGCGGCAAGGAAAAGCTGGATGTGCCGATCAAGTTTATCTGGAACTACGCCGGTAACTGTTTGATCAACCAGCATTCTGATATCAACCGTACCCATGACATTTTGCAGGATGACAAACAGTGCGAAATGATTGTGGTGATTGATAACCACATGACCTCTTCGGCGAAATACGCCGATATTATCCTGCCGGACTGCACGGCTTCTGAGCAGATGGATTTTTGTCTCGATGCCTCGTGCGGCAACATGGATTATGTGATTTTTGCCGATCAGGCGATTACGCCACGCTTCCAGTGCAAGAACATCTATGAAATGACCAGCGAGCTTTCCCGCCGCATGGGGGTAGAGCAGCAGTTCACCGAAGGCCGTACGCAGGAAGAATGGTTGCGTCATCTGTATCAGCAATCGCGTGAAGCGCTGCCAGAACTGCCGGATTTCGATACTTTCCGCAAACAGGGCATATTCAAAAAACGTGACCCCGACCAGCATCATGTGGCTTACAAAGCATTCCGTGAAAATCCTGCGGCCAATCCGCTGAGTACACCGTCCGGTAAAATTGAAATCTACTCCGCTGAACTGGCCAAAATTGCTGCCGAATGGGAACTCTCTAAAGAAGACGTGATTGATCCATTACCGGTGTATGCCGCAGGTTTCGAAAACTATGACGACCCGCTGGCCAGTAAATATCCGTTGCAGCTGACGGGATTCCACTACAAAGCGCGTACGCACTCCACTTACGGCAATGTTGATGTGCTCAAAGCCTCCTGCCGCCAGGAAATGTGGATCAACCCCATGGACGCCGCACAGCGCGGTATCACCAACGGCGACATGATCCGCATCTTTAACGATCGCGGGGAAGTGCATATCGCTGCCAAAGTGACACCACGCATGATGCCGGGGGTTGTCGCGCTGGGCGAAGGTGCCTGGTATTCCCCTGACAGCAAAAAAATCGACCGTGCGGGCAGCATTAATGTACTGACTTCTCAAAGACCTTCACCGCTGGCGAAAGGTAACCCCTCTCACACCAACCTTGTGCAAGTGGCTAAGGTTTAA
- the ynfE gene encoding selenate/tellurate reductase subunit YnfE — translation MSEIKPEITTLTSGISRRTLMKTSTLAGLAIAAGGVSLPFGRKALAQFANEAKHSVSADKVVWGACSVNCGSRCALRLHVRDDEVYWVETDNTGQDIYGDHQVRACLRGRSIRRRMNHPERLNYPMKRVGKRGEGKFKRISWEEAFDEIANNLKRIVAKYGNEAVYINYTSGIVGGNITRSSPYASLVARLMNCYGGFLSHYGTYSTAQIACAMPYTYGSNDGNSTSDIENSKLIVLFGNNPAETRMSGGGITYYLEQARQRSNARMIVIDPRYTDTAAGREDEWIPIRPGTDAALVAGLAHVLITENMVDQAFLDAYCVGYDEKTLPADAPANSHYKAYILGQGEDAIAKTPEWASRITGIPADRIVKLAREIGQAKPAYISQGWGPQRQANGELTSRAIAMLPILTGNVGINGGNSGARESTYTITIERMPVLENPVKTQISCFSWTDAIARGPQMTATKDGVRGKDKLDVPIKFIWNYAGNTITNQHSDINKTHDILQDDAQCEMIVVLENFMTSSAKYADILLPDLMTVEQEDIIPNDYAGNMGYLIFIQPATSAKFERKGIYEVMSEVARRLGPDVFNKFTEGRTQREWLQYLYAKMLAKDPALPAYEELREMGIYKRKDPAGHFVAYKKFRQDPHANPLKTPSGKIEIYSSALAKIAREWELQKDETISPLPVYASTFEGWDDPKRSQFPLQMFGFHYKARTHSTYGNIDVLQASCRQEVWINPMDAKTRGIENGDKVKVFNDRGEVRVAAKVTPRIMPGVVAMGQGAWHQANMSGDRIDHGACMNTLTTQRPSPLAKGNPQHTNLIQIEKI, via the coding sequence ATGTCGGAAATCAAACCAGAAATCACCACACTGACAAGTGGTATCAGCCGCCGGACGCTGATGAAAACATCAACGCTGGCAGGCCTGGCCATCGCTGCGGGGGGTGTATCACTTCCTTTTGGCCGTAAAGCATTGGCCCAGTTTGCCAATGAGGCGAAGCATTCAGTTTCTGCTGATAAAGTGGTATGGGGAGCCTGCTCAGTCAACTGTGGCAGCCGCTGTGCGTTACGATTGCATGTGCGTGATGATGAAGTTTACTGGGTTGAAACGGATAACACCGGACAGGATATTTATGGCGATCATCAGGTTCGAGCCTGCCTGCGCGGACGTTCTATACGCCGCCGAATGAATCATCCGGAGCGCCTGAATTACCCGATGAAGCGCGTCGGCAAGCGCGGTGAAGGCAAGTTCAAACGCATCAGCTGGGAAGAGGCCTTCGATGAAATTGCCAATAACCTGAAGCGTATTGTCGCGAAATACGGTAATGAAGCGGTATATATCAATTACACGTCCGGCATTGTAGGCGGCAACATCACCCGTTCCTCGCCTTATGCCTCTCTGGTTGCCCGCCTGATGAACTGCTACGGTGGTTTCCTCAGCCACTACGGCACTTACAGTACCGCGCAAATCGCCTGCGCCATGCCATACACCTATGGCAGTAACGACGGTAACAGTACGTCAGATATTGAAAACAGCAAGCTTATCGTCCTGTTCGGTAATAACCCGGCGGAAACGCGCATGAGTGGTGGCGGGATCACGTACTACCTCGAACAGGCGCGCCAGCGTTCCAATGCTCGCATGATCGTGATCGACCCGCGTTATACCGATACCGCCGCAGGCCGGGAAGACGAATGGATCCCTATCCGGCCAGGGACAGATGCCGCACTGGTTGCAGGCCTTGCTCATGTGCTGATCACCGAGAACATGGTCGATCAAGCTTTTCTTGATGCGTATTGCGTGGGCTACGACGAAAAAACATTGCCTGCGGATGCGCCAGCCAACAGCCACTATAAAGCGTACATTTTGGGTCAGGGTGAAGATGCGATAGCGAAGACCCCTGAATGGGCGTCCCGTATTACCGGCATCCCGGCGGATCGCATTGTCAAACTGGCACGCGAAATCGGTCAGGCCAAACCCGCCTACATTTCTCAGGGCTGGGGCCCGCAGCGTCAGGCCAACGGTGAACTGACGTCACGTGCCATCGCCATGCTGCCGATATTAACCGGCAATGTCGGCATTAATGGCGGCAACAGCGGTGCGCGTGAATCCACCTATACCATCACCATTGAACGCATGCCCGTGCTGGAAAATCCGGTCAAAACACAGATTTCCTGTTTTAGCTGGACTGATGCCATTGCCCGTGGCCCGCAGATGACTGCCACGAAAGATGGCGTGCGCGGCAAAGACAAACTGGATGTGCCGATCAAGTTCATCTGGAACTATGCCGGTAATACCATTACCAACCAGCATTCCGACATCAATAAAACCCACGATATTCTGCAGGACGATGCGCAGTGCGAGATGATTGTGGTGCTGGAAAACTTCATGACTTCCTCGGCGAAATACGCCGACATCCTGCTGCCTGATCTCATGACCGTCGAGCAGGAAGATATTATTCCAAATGACTACGCCGGAAATATGGGATATCTGATTTTCATCCAGCCTGCAACGTCCGCTAAATTCGAACGTAAAGGCATCTACGAAGTGATGAGCGAAGTGGCGCGTCGTCTTGGCCCGGATGTTTTTAACAAGTTCACCGAAGGGCGTACCCAGCGGGAGTGGCTGCAATATCTGTACGCCAAAATGCTGGCGAAAGACCCGGCATTGCCTGCTTATGAAGAACTGCGTGAAATGGGAATTTATAAGCGTAAAGACCCGGCCGGACATTTCGTGGCGTATAAAAAATTCCGTCAGGATCCTCATGCCAATCCGCTGAAAACACCTTCCGGTAAAATCGAAATTTACTCCTCCGCTCTGGCGAAAATCGCCAGAGAATGGGAGCTGCAAAAAGACGAAACCATTAGTCCGCTGCCGGTGTATGCCTCGACCTTTGAAGGTTGGGACGATCCGAAACGCAGCCAGTTTCCGCTGCAGATGTTCGGCTTCCACTACAAAGCCCGCACCCATTCCACGTACGGCAATATCGACGTGCTGCAGGCGTCATGCCGTCAGGAAGTGTGGATTAATCCAATGGATGCCAAAACCCGTGGCATTGAGAACGGTGACAAAGTGAAAGTGTTTAACGACCGCGGCGAAGTACGTGTGGCAGCGAAAGTCACGCCACGCATCATGCCCGGTGTCGTCGCGATGGGGCAGGGCGCATGGCATCAGGCCAATATGAGTGGTGACCGTATCGATCATGGGGCTTGTATGAACACGCTGACAACCCAACGGCCGTCCCCGTTGGCGAAAGGTAATCCTCAACATACTAATTTGATTCAAATAGAAAAAATCTAA
- the serS gene encoding serine--tRNA ligase: MLDPNLLRNELDAVAEKLARRGFKLDVETLRSQEERRKVLQVETETLQAERNSRSKSIGQAKARGEDIEPLRLEVNTLGEKLDAAKAELDALQNDIRDIASAIPNMPDDSVPAGKDENDNQEVSRWGTPRQYDFAVRDHVSLGEMAGGLDFAAAVKLTGARFVVMKGQIARMHRALSQFMLDLHTEQHGYLETYVPYLVNQETLFGTGQLPKFGEDLFHTKPLSEEAGSSNYALIPTAEVPLTNLTRDEILEEESLPLKMTAHTPCFRSEAGSYGRDTRGLIRMHQFDKVEMVQIVRPEDSMDALEELTGHAEKVLQLLNLPYRKVLLCTGDMGFGSCKTYDLEVWLPAQDTYREISSCSNMGDFQARRMQARCRNKTDKKPRLVHTLNGSGLAVGRTLVAVLENYQQADGRIEVPEVLRPYMGGLEYIG, translated from the coding sequence ATGCTGGATCCCAATCTGCTGCGTAATGAGCTAGACGCAGTTGCAGAAAAACTCGCTCGCAGAGGTTTTAAACTCGATGTGGAAACGCTACGTTCTCAGGAAGAACGTCGCAAAGTCTTGCAGGTAGAAACGGAAACTCTACAGGCTGAACGTAATTCCCGATCGAAATCTATCGGTCAGGCAAAAGCCCGTGGCGAAGACATCGAACCCCTGCGTCTGGAAGTGAATACGCTGGGTGAGAAACTGGATGCAGCGAAAGCTGAGCTGGATGCATTGCAAAATGATATCCGCGATATCGCTTCTGCTATTCCAAACATGCCTGATGACTCCGTGCCTGCCGGTAAAGATGAGAACGATAACCAGGAAGTGAGCCGCTGGGGCACTCCGCGTCAGTATGATTTCGCCGTACGCGATCACGTATCGCTGGGCGAAATGGCTGGCGGCCTGGATTTTGCCGCTGCCGTTAAACTGACAGGTGCGCGTTTTGTGGTGATGAAAGGGCAAATCGCCCGTATGCATCGTGCGCTGTCACAGTTCATGCTGGATCTGCACACAGAGCAACACGGTTATCTCGAAACCTACGTTCCCTATCTGGTGAACCAGGAAACGTTGTTCGGTACCGGTCAGTTGCCTAAATTTGGTGAAGACCTGTTCCATACTAAACCGCTGAGTGAAGAAGCGGGCAGCAGTAACTATGCGCTGATCCCAACGGCAGAAGTGCCGCTGACCAACCTGACTCGTGATGAAATTCTTGAAGAAGAATCTCTGCCACTGAAGATGACGGCCCATACGCCATGTTTCCGCTCAGAAGCCGGTTCTTACGGTCGTGATACCCGTGGTCTGATCCGCATGCACCAGTTCGACAAAGTTGAGATGGTACAAATCGTTCGTCCTGAAGATTCAATGGATGCACTGGAAGAACTGACCGGTCATGCTGAAAAAGTGCTTCAGTTGCTGAATCTGCCGTACCGTAAAGTTCTGCTGTGTACCGGCGACATGGGCTTTGGTTCGTGCAAAACCTACGATCTGGAAGTCTGGCTGCCGGCGCAGGATACTTACCGTGAAATTTCATCATGTTCAAACATGGGTGATTTCCAGGCACGTCGTATGCAGGCGCGTTGCCGCAACAAAACTGACAAAAAACCGCGTCTGGTTCATACCCTGAACGGTTCTGGTCTGGCGGTAGGTCGTACACTGGTTGCCGTACTGGAAAACTACCAGCAGGCTGATGGTCGTATCGAAGTGCCGGAAGTATTACGTCCGTATATGGGCGGTTTAGAATATATCGGATAA
- the napF gene encoding ferredoxin-type protein NapF — MSDSRDASYYRAWMSSRTVSRRGLFRGLLSPGKPVIEQVPQSSADVLTRSVARPPQAIAEPVFLQQCDGCGHCAQACPVGIVSVQDGKASLAIDYAECDFCGACTQACKSGALDECIPMDIGLRPVILSQCLGRLDDMCRMCEIACPRTAIFFNQQNQPAVDDKRCNGCGKCKLVCYHGDIILSLKHHDS; from the coding sequence ATGAGCGATTCCCGTGATGCCAGCTACTATCGTGCCTGGATGAGCAGCAGAACCGTCAGCCGCCGTGGGTTATTCCGCGGCTTGCTGTCACCGGGAAAACCGGTAATTGAACAAGTGCCTCAATCTTCTGCAGACGTGCTGACGCGTTCTGTTGCCCGTCCGCCTCAGGCCATTGCCGAACCGGTGTTTCTGCAACAATGTGACGGATGCGGACACTGTGCACAGGCGTGTCCGGTCGGTATTGTAAGCGTTCAGGACGGGAAGGCTTCGCTGGCTATAGATTATGCCGAATGTGATTTTTGCGGAGCCTGTACACAGGCTTGCAAAAGCGGAGCGCTGGATGAATGTATCCCGATGGATATCGGTTTGCGTCCGGTAATTTTGTCTCAGTGTCTGGGGCGGTTAGATGACATGTGCAGGATGTGTGAAATTGCATGTCCGCGTACGGCAATATTTTTTAATCAACAAAATCAACCCGCGGTTGATGATAAGAGATGTAACGGGTGCGGTAAATGTAAACTTGTTTGTTATCATGGAGATATTATATTGTCTTTAAAACATCATGATTCTTAA
- a CDS encoding dimethyl sulfoxide reductase anchor subunit family protein codes for MGNGWHEWPLMVFTVLGQCVVGAFIVLAIALLTQRSTEEYRRVHLSMFFLWVLMAVAFIASVLHLGSPLRAFNSLNRLGASPLSNEIGSGSLFFALGGIYWLLAMINKMPRALAKIWLIVTILAGIGFVFAMCRVYEINTVPTWNNAYTAFHFGLTVLIGGPVLGYLLLRGARINGCALRLLPVISLSALVVSMAVVMMQSASLAGINSSVQAASALIPQYGVLSVWRLVLVVLGLGCWFCPLILRKRPALGSMILAFVLVFAGELMGRAIFYGLHMTVGMAVSG; via the coding sequence ATGGGAAACGGATGGCATGAATGGCCTTTGATGGTCTTTACGGTTCTGGGGCAGTGCGTCGTCGGTGCATTTATCGTGCTGGCCATTGCGTTGTTGACTCAGCGCAGTACGGAAGAGTACCGACGGGTCCATCTCTCGATGTTTTTCCTGTGGGTATTGATGGCCGTTGCCTTTATCGCCTCGGTTCTGCATCTGGGGTCGCCGCTGAGAGCATTCAACTCACTGAACCGTCTGGGGGCCTCGCCACTCAGTAACGAAATTGGCAGCGGTTCACTCTTCTTTGCTTTGGGCGGGATTTACTGGCTGCTGGCGATGATCAACAAGATGCCACGCGCTCTCGCCAAAATCTGGTTAATTGTGACCATACTTGCAGGGATTGGGTTCGTTTTCGCGATGTGCCGTGTGTATGAAATCAATACTGTGCCAACGTGGAACAATGCCTATACTGCGTTTCATTTTGGCCTGACAGTACTGATTGGCGGTCCGGTTCTGGGTTATCTGCTGCTGCGTGGTGCCAGGATCAATGGCTGTGCGTTGCGTCTTTTACCGGTCATCAGTCTCTCGGCGCTGGTTGTAAGCATGGCGGTTGTGATGATGCAAAGCGCCAGTCTGGCCGGTATCAATAGTTCCGTTCAGGCTGCTTCTGCACTTATCCCACAATACGGCGTGTTGTCGGTATGGCGGCTGGTGCTGGTTGTGCTTGGACTGGGCTGCTGGTTCTGTCCGCTTATACTGCGTAAACGGCCTGCACTGGGCTCAATGATACTGGCCTTTGTGCTGGTGTTTGCCGGAGAACTGATGGGTCGGGCGATTTTCTACGGTCTGCATATGACCGTGGGCATGGCGGTGAGTGGTTAA